One genomic segment of Pedobacter endophyticus includes these proteins:
- a CDS encoding ligase-associated DNA damage response DEXH box helicase: protein MDQTKTKGYKKIKQWLKANGRKPFKFQEDAWQHYLNGYSGLVNAPTGFGKTFSLFLAVAIEALNAPEAHSKKAKDRLQLIWITPLRSLAKDIARAMRETLTELELDWHVGVRNGDTSQAEKAQQKKSMPEILLITPESLHLLLAQKGSSTLFKSLKCIVADEWHELLGSKRGVLVELAISRIKGLQKKEKSQFLRVWGISATIGNIEEALDVLEPDSAAKRIIVKADLEKKIVIKSILPDDIETLPWAGHLGLKLAYKLLPIIEKSKTTLIFINTRGQSEMWYQHLLNLDPELAGRIAIHHGSIDFELRNWIEDALHTGQLKAVIATSSLDLGVDFKPVDTVVQVGSPKGVARFLQRAGRSGHSPHEVSKIYFLPTHALELVEAAAIKEAAKTNNIESREPFIMVFDTLVQYLVTLAIGDGFDDKVIFEEIKNTHAFKMILPEEWTWVMQFITSGGDSLSAYNEFKKVSKDEDGLWKVKSRQLAMRHRLHIGTIVSDAMLKVKFLSGGYIGMVEEYFVTRLKAGDNFRLAGRVLEFVHVKDMTVIVRNSKQKNAISPSWNGGRLPLSSNLGSVLRKKYNEALDKTHQDEELDSVYPLFLLQEKRSHVPRNDELLIELINNKEGFHLFAYPFEGRLVHEVLAALVAYRLSKLLPISFSIAMNDYGFELLSETEIPMDESIAYEVFSPKNLAEDITQSINSTEMARRKFRDIACISGLVFQGYPGKYVANKHLQSSAGLFFNVFSDYDKHNLLLRQAYDEVFYQQLEEPRLAAALERIQNGAIVITNPKSFTPLSFPIKVDSLRENMSSEELEQRIARMKAESEKIK, encoded by the coding sequence ATGGACCAAACAAAAACCAAGGGCTACAAAAAAATTAAGCAATGGCTTAAAGCAAATGGTCGAAAGCCGTTTAAGTTTCAGGAAGATGCCTGGCAACACTATTTAAATGGATACAGCGGTCTTGTAAACGCACCAACTGGTTTTGGTAAAACATTCTCTCTATTTCTGGCCGTAGCCATCGAAGCATTGAACGCACCGGAAGCACACAGTAAAAAGGCGAAAGACCGCTTACAGTTAATCTGGATTACGCCACTTCGGTCGTTAGCAAAAGACATTGCCAGGGCCATGCGGGAAACGCTGACCGAACTGGAATTAGACTGGCATGTTGGCGTTAGAAACGGCGATACATCACAGGCTGAAAAGGCACAGCAAAAAAAATCGATGCCCGAGATTCTATTGATTACGCCAGAAAGCCTCCACCTCCTGTTGGCTCAAAAAGGTTCGTCGACGCTATTTAAAAGTTTGAAATGTATTGTTGCCGACGAATGGCACGAGCTTTTGGGCAGTAAGCGTGGCGTACTGGTAGAACTGGCCATCTCGCGTATCAAAGGATTGCAAAAAAAAGAGAAAAGTCAGTTTTTAAGGGTTTGGGGCATTTCGGCCACCATCGGAAACATTGAAGAAGCGCTGGACGTACTGGAACCCGATTCGGCGGCCAAAAGGATTATCGTAAAGGCCGATCTAGAAAAAAAGATCGTCATAAAATCCATCTTGCCCGATGATATTGAAACATTGCCCTGGGCGGGCCACTTGGGCTTAAAGTTGGCGTATAAGCTGCTGCCAATTATCGAAAAAAGTAAAACTACGCTAATTTTTATCAATACCCGCGGGCAATCGGAGATGTGGTATCAACACTTGCTCAACTTAGATCCGGAGCTGGCCGGAAGGATTGCCATCCACCACGGTTCAATTGATTTCGAGCTGAGAAACTGGATCGAGGATGCGCTGCATACCGGCCAGTTGAAAGCCGTAATTGCTACCTCCTCGCTCGATTTGGGCGTCGATTTTAAGCCTGTTGACACCGTAGTACAGGTTGGGTCGCCAAAAGGCGTGGCCCGGTTTTTACAGCGTGCGGGCCGCTCAGGCCATTCGCCGCACGAGGTTTCGAAGATATACTTTTTACCCACCCACGCCTTGGAGCTCGTGGAAGCCGCCGCAATTAAAGAGGCCGCAAAAACCAATAACATCGAAAGCAGAGAACCATTTATTATGGTGTTCGATACGCTGGTTCAGTATTTGGTAACGTTGGCTATTGGTGATGGCTTCGACGATAAAGTGATTTTTGAGGAAATCAAAAACACCCATGCTTTTAAGATGATCCTGCCTGAAGAATGGACCTGGGTAATGCAATTTATTACGTCGGGTGGCGACAGCTTAAGTGCTTATAATGAGTTTAAAAAAGTAAGCAAAGATGAAGATGGCCTTTGGAAAGTAAAGAGCCGGCAACTGGCCATGCGCCACCGCTTACACATTGGCACCATTGTAAGCGATGCTATGCTGAAAGTGAAATTCCTCTCGGGCGGTTACATTGGCATGGTTGAAGAATACTTTGTTACCAGGTTAAAGGCTGGCGACAATTTCAGGTTGGCGGGTCGGGTTCTTGAATTTGTGCACGTTAAGGATATGACGGTTATTGTGCGCAACAGCAAACAAAAAAACGCCATTTCGCCAAGCTGGAACGGTGGACGGCTTCCCCTATCCTCAAACCTGGGATCGGTATTGAGAAAAAAATACAATGAGGCGCTGGATAAGACGCATCAGGATGAAGAGCTTGATTCGGTTTATCCTTTATTCTTGCTGCAGGAGAAACGTTCTCATGTGCCGCGAAATGATGAGTTATTAATCGAGCTCATTAACAACAAAGAGGGTTTTCATCTGTTTGCCTACCCTTTTGAGGGGCGGCTGGTGCATGAAGTTTTGGCCGCCCTGGTTGCGTACCGGTTGAGCAAACTGCTGCCGATTAGTTTCTCTATCGCCATGAACGATTATGGTTTTGAACTGTTGAGCGAAACCGAGATTCCGATGGATGAATCAATTGCCTATGAAGTATTTTCTCCAAAGAATTTGGCCGAAGACATTACGCAAAGCATCAATTCAACAGAAATGGCCAGGCGAAAGTTTAGGGATATTGCCTGCATTTCTGGTCTGGTTTTTCAGGGCTACCCCGGAAAATATGTAGCAAACAAGCACCTCCAGTCATCGGCAGGTTTGTTTTTCAATGTTTTTAGCGATTATGACAAACATAATTTACTTTTGCGCCAGGCGTACGACGAAGTTTTTTATCAGCAGTTGGAAGAGCCCAGACTGGCGGCAGCGTTGGAGAGAATTCAGAACGGAGCAATCGTGATTACCAATCCGAAAAGCTTTACGCCGCTGTCGTTCCCCATAAAAGTTGATAGTTTGCGGGAAAATATGAGCTCAGAAGAACTGGAGCAACGAATTGCAAGAATGAAAGCAGAATCGGAGAAGATTAAATAA